TGAACAGCGTCGTCTTTCCCGCCCCGTTCGGCCCGATGACCGCCTTGATGCAGCCCCGCTGCACGGAGAAGGAGACATCCTTCACGGCCTGGAGCCCGCCGAAGCGCTTGCTGAGGTTATTTACTTCAAGAAGTGCCATACTGATTTTTAACCACAGGTCACGACTTCGCCGTGACATACAGATAAACACAGGTTAGAACGAGTGAGTACCTAATGCTTCGGTCATCTTTGTCCATCTGTGTTCATCTGTGGTTAAAAAGTGCCTTTCCGGGTCATATTACGTGCATGTAACCGTGTTCATCCGTGGTTACCCAGGTTCTCATTTTTCTGGTCTCTTCACCACGTCTGCCTTCGGCAAAAACTTCCTCACGAGCGCCCGCAGGTCGGAGCCGATGATCCCGTCGGGCGCGAAGAGCATGATCAGGATCAGGATGCCGCCGAACACCGCGTCGTCGAAGGTGCCGAAGGAGCCGCGAAGCGAAAGGAAGTTCAGCACCACGCTCATGATAAGCGTGCCCCAGATGCTGCCCATGCCTCCCACGGCCACGATCGCGACGTACCGGACGGATTTCATGATCGACGCCTCGGACGGTCCGATGCCGCCGTTGAAGTGGGTCAGGAAGACGCCGGCAATGGCGGCGAGCACCGCGCTCAGCATGAAGATCGAAAGCTTGTACCGCGCCGTGTCCACGCCCATGGCACTCGCCGCGTCCTCGGCGCCGTGGATCGAGCGGAGCGCTCTGCCGACCCGGGAGTTGATGAGGTTGACGAGCAGGACCATGGCCGCGGCCACCAGCAGCCAGGCAAAGTAATAGTTCAGCACGCGGAGCGAAGAACCCCCGCTGACGCTCATGCCGGGCAGCAGGGGAAAGGGCGGCACGCTCGAGATGCCGTCCGCCGCACCGAACCGCTGCGTGCCGAGCACGAGGCTGAAGATGATGGTGCCGAAGCCGAGCGTGGCCATTGCCAGGTAGTGCCCCTTGAGCTTGAGCACGGGAATGCCGATGGCCCAGGCGACCCCGAGCGCGAGCAGCACCGCCGCGGCGAAGGCGACCCAGGGGTGCACGCACAGGATGTGGCCCCCGTAGAGGTCCTGGCGGGCGGAAAGGACGCCGAGCGAGGCAAGCCGGGAAACGACGCCCAGGTCCCGATAAGCCGACAGGTCGAGGGTGGTCAGGACCGCGGTCGTATAGCCGCCGATCGCGAAGAAACCAGCGTGTCCGAGCGAGATCTGGCCCGCGAAGCCCATCAGAAGACAAAGCCCGACCACAATGAGCGAATAGTACGCCGTCATGGTGAGCTGCGTCAGATAGAATTCCCTGCCTGCCGCGAACGTCAGCAGCTGAACAACGGTGATAACCGTGACAAGCGCCAGGACCGGGGCGAAGCGTGCTCTCATCATTAAAAATCCTTTAACCGCATGGCTTCCCGGTTCCCGAACAGGCCGCTCGGCCGGACGAACAGCATGGCCAGCAGGATCGATATGGAGATCGCGTCCTTGTACGCCGTGGGCAGGACCCAGATGCTGAACGATTCCAGGATGCCGAGAATGAAACCGGCCGCCACGGCCGCCATGCTGTTGCCGAGACCGCCGAGGATCGCCACGGTGAATCCCTTGATGGCGAGGCCGGTGCCGATGTTGTACTGCGTATAGGTGATGGGGGAGACGACGCAGCCGGCCAGGGCCCCGATGCCCGCCGAGAGAACGAACGAAAGGGTCACCATGTTCCTGGTCGGAATGCCGCAGAGCGCCGCCGCGTCACGGTTCGACGCGCAGGCCCGCATTTCCCTGCCGAGCATCGTGTATTTGAAGAAGAGGTTCAGCAAGAGCACGACCACCGAACAAACGCCGATGCTCCAGAGGACCTGGGGCGACACGCGGACGCCGCCGAAGGACAGGGCCGAGACCTCGTTCCCCGTGAAGTAGGGAAGGGATCGGACGCCCTCGCCCCAGACCGTGAGCGCAGCCTCCCGGACCAGGATCGATATGCCGATGGTGATGATGATCATCCGCAGGACCGACGGCTTCACGAGCCACCGGATGAAGGCGATCTCGATCAGGCCGCCGATGATCATGGTGATCACGACCGCCCCGAGCACGGCGAGCGGCAGCGGCAGGTGCGCGTGCAGGGAAACGGCCGTCATGCCGCCGAGCATGACGAACTCGCCCTGAGCGAAATTGATGATCCCCGTGGTGTTGTAGATAATGTTGAAGCCGATGCCGACGATGGCGTAGATCGTGCCGTAGGTGAGCCCGGCCACGAGGTATTGGAAGAAAAGCTCGATCAAAACAAGCTCCGAACAACAAAAGCGAATGAGAGAGACCACGGATGAACACAGTTAACAGCAGGCGAGGAAGAGATGATCTCACTCTTTGGGAGTCGCATTAAAACCGTGTTGATCCGTGATTATCCGGTTCTACTTCTCCAGCAGGACGAACTTGCCGTCCTTGACGGTCAGCAGGGCAAAGGCGTCGATATCGAGGCCGTTGTGGTCTGACGGCGAAAAATTGAAGACCCCGGCGGTGCCGATGAAGTTCTTGATGTTCTCAAAGGAGCTGCGGACGCGTTCACGGTCATCGCCACCCTCCCGGATCGCGCGGGCTAGCAGCATCAGCGCATCATAGGCATGACCTCCGAAGGTGCTCACGTCCTCGTGGAACTTCGCCTCATAGGCCTTCTTGTAGGCCATGATGACCGGTTTCTGGTAATTCTTGTCCGGAAGCGCGTCTGCGACGATGAGGCGGCTTGCCGGGAAGATCACGCCTTCCGCTGCCGCGCCGGCCGCCTTTGCGTACTGGATGTTGGCGAAGCCGTGACTCTGGAAGATCGGCACCTTCATGCCGATCTGGCGCGCGTTCTTGATCACGATGGCCTGCGCCGGCTCGATGGACCAGTTCACGATGGCCTGGACTTTCGCAGCCTTCAGCTTGGTCACCTCGGCCGTCAGGTCCGTGGCGGACTTGTCATAGACCTCGTTCACCACGATCTGGATGCCGTGCTCGGGAGCCAGCTTCTCGAGCTGTTCCTTGCCCCCTGCGCCGAAGCCGGTGTTGCTGGAAAGCACGCCGATCCTGGAGATCTTCATCTTCTTCATCTGCTGGAAGATCTTGACCGCGGCATAGCTGTCCTTGGGAGCCACCTTGAACACGTATTTTGCAACGGGGTTCACAATGAACTCTGCGGCGGCGCACGAAATGAGCAGCGTCTTGCCGTCCTCCGCGATAGATTTGACCGCTTTGGTTTCGCCGGAGGTCGACGGGCCGATGATCGCGAAGACCTTCTCCTCCTCGATCAACTGCTTGGCGAAGGAGAGCGCCTTTTCCGGGCTTCCGCCGGAATCCTTGATGAGGAGCTCCAGCTTCTTGCCGATGACGCCCCCTTTGGCATTGATGTCCTCGACGAGCATCTCGAGCGTCCTCGCCTCCGGCGCGCCGAGGAAGGATGCCGGTCCGGTCACGGAGAGGATAGCACCGACCTTGATCGTGTCCGCGGCAAAAGCGGGTAAGACCGCGAGAGCCGAAATAATGAACATCGCCAGAAGAAGTCTGAACAGCCTCATCTCTGCCTCCTCGATGAAGAATAGAATACCGTCCCAAAAAAAGGATGGTGCAGGGTAACGTCTACGGCATAAACCCGATTTTCACACAAAGATATACCCTGCTCCTGCGAAAACGCGGGAATAAACAAAGACACGTTGGACGGCCATTCTCAAAAACTAAGCATCTCCCCTTCGTGCCTCTATGCGTTCGTGTGAGACAAAACGGATATTCCTGCCGTACCAAACGACAGGGAGCGCCCGTTCGTACCGGACACTCCCTGTCGTCATGTTCAGGTCCTTATTTCTCGAGCAGGGCGAACCTGCCGTCCTTCACGGTCAGCATGGCGAAAGCGTCCATGTCGAGGCCGTTGTGGTCTGCCGGGGACATGGTGAAAATGCCCGCGGTGCCCACGAGCCCCTTGATGTTCTCGATCGCGGTCCGGACCTTCTCCTTGTCCGCGTTCGGCCCCGCGTCCTTCATGCCTCGCTCGAGGAGGATCAGGGCGTCATAGGCATGGCCGCCGAAAGTGCTCACGTCCTCCTTGTAACGGGACTCATAGGTCCTTTTATAGGAAAGGAGCAGGGATTTCTGGGGGTTCTTGTCCGAAAGCACGTCCGCCACAAGCAGCCTGCCTGCCGGAAAGATCACGCCCTCGGCCGCGGCGCCCGCCGCCTTCACGTAGTTGATGTTGCCGAAGCCGTGGCTCTGGAAGATGGGCACGGTCATGCCGATCTGACGGGCGTTCTTGATCACGATGGCCTGGGCCGGTTCGATGGACCAGTTCACGATGGCCTGGACATTGGCGGACTTGAGCTTCGTCGCCTCGGCGGTGAGGTCCGTGGCCGCCTTGTCGTAGACCTCGCTGATCACGATCTGGATCCCGCTCTCCGGTGCGAGCTTCTCAAGCTGCTCCTTGCCCGCTTTGCCGAACCCGGTGTTGGAGGACAGGATGCCGATCTTCGAGATTCCCATCTTCTTCATCTGCTGGAAGATCTTGACCACCGCGTAGCTGTCCTTTTGGGGTGTCTTGAACACGTATTTTGCTACGGGATTCACGATCACCTCGGCGGCAGCGCAGGAAAGGAGGATCGTCCTTCCCTCTTCCGCGATGTTCTTGATGGCCATGGTTTCGCCGCTCGTGGACGGGCCGATGATCGCGAAGACCTTTTCCTCCTCGATCAGCTGTTTGGCAAAGGAGACGGCCTTCTCGGGGCTGGCCCCGGAATCCTTGATGACCAGCTCAATCTTGGTGCCGTTGACGCCGCCTTTGGCGTTGAGGTCCTCAACGAGCATCTCGAGCGTCTTTGCCTCCGGCGCGCCGAGGAACGACGCAGGCCCTGTGATCGCCAGAATGGCGCCGACCTTGATCGTGCCGCCGGCCAGCGCCGTGCCCACGGACAGTGTGATGACGCATGCCATGATACCAATCAACCTCAGAATCTTCATCTTTGCTCCTCCTCAGTATGGAATTCCCGCGGACCGGGAACTACTACAGCCGCCGGACCTCTTCGCCGTCCAGGACCTTTACGCCCGCGTTCCGCAGCGCTTCGATGGCCCGTTCGATCTCATCGAACCGGAAGATGAGGACGGCGTTCCCTTCGCTCTTCTGGACAAAGGCGTACATGTACTCGACATTGATGCCTTTTCCCTGGAGCGTCTTCAGGACGCCGGCGAGTCCGCCCGGCCGGTCGGGGAGCACCACCGCCACGACCTCGTTCTTCGCCACGGTGAAGCCGTTCTCCTTCAGGACCGCCTGCGTCTTTTGCGGGTCGCTCACGATGAGCCGGAAGATACCGAAGTCGGCCGTGTCAGCCAGGGACAAGGCCCTGATGTTGATCCCGTTCCGGGCAAGAATGTCGGTCACCTCGGCCAGGCGCCCCGATTTGTTCTCGAGAAATATGGATATCTGATCGACCGTCATGCGGCCCTCCAGGGAACAGGGAAACGGATACTATTATGACGATTTCCGCATCATTGTCAAGGCAAAGAAGGGGCTCCCGGGCGCTCCGGATGGCTGCCGGCAACAGGCTGTCGGAGCGTTTACGGGGGCCAGGGAAAGCGCCTTCGGCAATGCTCTTTCGCCTTGCCTTTTCAGCCCGTTTATACTATCGTGACTCATGGCTGTACATCCTTGCCGTTCTTCACACGAATTGAACGCCGCTCTGCGAACATGCCCCCGCTGATCATTACCAAAGAGATACAGCTCCCGCTGCCAACGCCTGACGACCGACGAGCGCACGATCAGCGGGTCAGGGACGTGCTCGGCCTTTCGCCCCTCGCCATCCCGCTGACAGTCCTCGCACAACTGGCTGCAAAGGACAGGGCCGGCGTCCGGTCACTCACCTGCGCCGTGGCCGGGATCGAGGGCGGCTACCGGCTCATCGATGCCGGTTGCGCGGGCTCCTATTCCCTCGCCTTGGACCTGGGCACCACCAACCTCGTCCTCCAGCTGTACGATAACAGGTCGCAGGCAGCCGTCCTGACCCTGAGCTGCGAGAACCCGCAGATCGCTTTCGGGAGCGACATCCTGACGCGCATGCACCACGCCATGTCCCCCCGTGCTCATGAGGTCTATGAGGCGCTCCGGCAGGGCATCAACGGCGCGATCCTGAGGGTCTGCAAGCAGGCAGGGATCAGGGCGGACGAGGTGCATGCCCTGGCCGTTGCCGGCAACACGGTCATGAGCCATTTCTTCCTCGGTCTCGACATCAGCACGATTCCCGTGGACCCCTTCGTGCCCGTGGTCCGCACGCCGGGGTTCTTCACGGCACATGAGCTCGGGCTCGACGTGAACCGCGAAGCCGCGGTCTACGTATTCCCGAAC
This sequence is a window from Nitrospirota bacterium. Protein-coding genes within it:
- a CDS encoding branched-chain amino acid ABC transporter permease, which produces MMRARFAPVLALVTVITVVQLLTFAAGREFYLTQLTMTAYYSLIVVGLCLLMGFAGQISLGHAGFFAIGGYTTAVLTTLDLSAYRDLGVVSRLASLGVLSARQDLYGGHILCVHPWVAFAAAVLLALGVAWAIGIPVLKLKGHYLAMATLGFGTIIFSLVLGTQRFGAADGISSVPPFPLLPGMSVSGGSSLRVLNYYFAWLLVAAAMVLLVNLINSRVGRALRSIHGAEDAASAMGVDTARYKLSIFMLSAVLAAIAGVFLTHFNGGIGPSEASIMKSVRYVAIVAVGGMGSIWGTLIMSVVLNFLSLRGSFGTFDDAVFGGILILIMLFAPDGIIGSDLRALVRKFLPKADVVKRPEK
- a CDS encoding branched-chain amino acid ABC transporter permease — protein: MIELFFQYLVAGLTYGTIYAIVGIGFNIIYNTTGIINFAQGEFVMLGGMTAVSLHAHLPLPLAVLGAVVITMIIGGLIEIAFIRWLVKPSVLRMIIITIGISILVREAALTVWGEGVRSLPYFTGNEVSALSFGGVRVSPQVLWSIGVCSVVVLLLNLFFKYTMLGREMRACASNRDAAALCGIPTRNMVTLSFVLSAGIGALAGCVVSPITYTQYNIGTGLAIKGFTVAILGGLGNSMAAVAAGFILGILESFSIWVLPTAYKDAISISILLAMLFVRPSGLFGNREAMRLKDF
- a CDS encoding ABC transporter substrate-binding protein, with the translated sequence MRLFRLLLAMFIISALAVLPAFAADTIKVGAILSVTGPASFLGAPEARTLEMLVEDINAKGGVIGKKLELLIKDSGGSPEKALSFAKQLIEEEKVFAIIGPSTSGETKAVKSIAEDGKTLLISCAAAEFIVNPVAKYVFKVAPKDSYAAVKIFQQMKKMKISRIGVLSSNTGFGAGGKEQLEKLAPEHGIQIVVNEVYDKSATDLTAEVTKLKAAKVQAIVNWSIEPAQAIVIKNARQIGMKVPIFQSHGFANIQYAKAAGAAAEGVIFPASRLIVADALPDKNYQKPVIMAYKKAYEAKFHEDVSTFGGHAYDALMLLARAIREGGDDRERVRSSFENIKNFIGTAGVFNFSPSDHNGLDIDAFALLTVKDGKFVLLEK
- a CDS encoding ABC transporter substrate-binding protein; amino-acid sequence: MKILRLIGIMACVITLSVGTALAGGTIKVGAILAITGPASFLGAPEAKTLEMLVEDLNAKGGVNGTKIELVIKDSGASPEKAVSFAKQLIEEEKVFAIIGPSTSGETMAIKNIAEEGRTILLSCAAAEVIVNPVAKYVFKTPQKDSYAVVKIFQQMKKMGISKIGILSSNTGFGKAGKEQLEKLAPESGIQIVISEVYDKAATDLTAEATKLKSANVQAIVNWSIEPAQAIVIKNARQIGMTVPIFQSHGFGNINYVKAAGAAAEGVIFPAGRLLVADVLSDKNPQKSLLLSYKRTYESRYKEDVSTFGGHAYDALILLERGMKDAGPNADKEKVRTAIENIKGLVGTAGIFTMSPADHNGLDMDAFAMLTVKDGRFALLEK
- a CDS encoding ACT domain-containing protein gives rise to the protein MTVDQISIFLENKSGRLAEVTDILARNGINIRALSLADTADFGIFRLIVSDPQKTQAVLKENGFTVAKNEVVAVVLPDRPGGLAGVLKTLQGKGINVEYMYAFVQKSEGNAVLIFRFDEIERAIEALRNAGVKVLDGEEVRRL